In the Spirochaetia bacterium 38H-sp genome, CCCAATTGGGCAACAATACGATTTTACGAAATGCTTTCAAAACTTATTTTCCCTTTGATAGAAATATCAAAGCGTGTTTTAAAACCAATTAAAAGGCTGCTTAGAATATGAAACTTCTACATGTGAGTACGTGGGATATATCAGGTGGTGCAGCTAGGGCAGCTTATAGATTACATAAGGCTCTCCTGTATGAGGGCATTGATAGCAAAATGCTTGTGCAAGATAAAAAAAGTGATGATTATACTGTGCTTGGCTTGGCAAATAATAAGATACAGAAAACTTTAAACATCTTGCGACCCATAGTTGATACTCTTCCTGTAAAATTTTTCTATAAAAATAGAACAAAAACACTTTTTTCCCCATCTTGGGTTGGTTCTGGTAAAATAATAGATAAAATTGATGAGATAAATCCGGATATTGTACATCTACATTGGATTTGTGGAGGAATGTTAAAGATAGAGGATTTAGCAAAAATAAAAAAACCCATAGTTTGGAGTTTGCATGATATGTGGGCATTTACAGGCGGATGCCACTATGATGAGGAATGTGAGGGATATAAAAAAAAATGTGGATACTGCAAAGTTCTTTCTAGTAATATAAGTACAGATTTAAGTAGAAAGGGGTGGGATAGGAAAAGGAAAGTTTTTGAAAAGATGGATAATATAACAATAGTCGGATTGAGCAGATGGCTTATGACTTGTTCTAAAAAAAGCAGCTTGTTACAAGATAAAAAACATATAAATCTGCCCAATCCTATAGATACTGCACTATATAAACCTCTTGATAGGCTGATCGCAAGAAGAATATGGAATTTGCCAGAGGATAAGAAATTGGTTTTATTTGGAGCTATGAATGCCACTTCTGATCCAAGAAAGGGGTTTTATCAGTTAGGCACTGCTTTGGAAAAAATTGATAATAAAAATTTGGAATTAGTAGTATTTGGCAGTTCTAAACCCAAGAGTGCTTATGACTATGGATTTTACACCCATTATGTTGGTCAGCTTTATGATGATATAAGTCTTGCTGCTTTATACAGTGCTGTTGATGTAATGATTGTGCCAAGTTTGCAGGAAGCTTTTGGTCTGACAGCAGTGGAAGCTATGGCTTGTGGTACTCCTGTTGTAGCTTTTAATGCTACTGGTCTACAGGATATTGTAGAACATGACTATACCGGTTATCTTGCGCAACCCTATGACACTAATGACTTGGCAAAGGGTATTGACTGGATATTAAATCTTGATGAGGCTGGGTATAATTATATGTGTAAAAATGCCAGAGAAAAAGTTTTGCAAGAGTTTGACAGCCGCATTGTGGCAAAAAAATATATAGAACTTTATAAATCTATATTATCAGGGAGTATATGAGTAAAAAAAATGATCTTCCATTGGTTTCTGTTATAACAGTTTCTTATAATGCCGCATCTACAATAGAAGATACTATAAGAAGCGTGATTAGTCAGACTTATCCCAATATAGAGTATATAATAATAGATGGTGCTTCCACTGATGGTACTGTTGATATCATAAAAAAATATGAGAAACATATTTCTTATTGGGTAAGCGAGCCGGATAATGGCATCTATGATGCAATGAATAAGGGATTAAAGGTTGCGAGGGGAGAATATATAGGGATACTCAATGCCGATGATGTTTATATACCTATGGCCATTGAGATAAGCATTGATAAGATTAAGGAGTCTTCGGTTGACTATAGCATTGCTAATGTAGAGCTTGTAGATAAGAACCTCATTTTAAGACCCATTATTCCCCTCAAAAATAAAATATATCAAGAGATGCCATATCCTCATGTAACTGCTATTATTGCAAGGTATGTTTATGATGATGTAGGTTATTTTGATACTTCTTTTAACATAGCAGGAGATCATGATATGGCTTTAAGAATACTCAAAAAAAATTATAGATATGTTTATATTGATCAAGTAATAGGATTCCTTAAGAGTGGCGGTATAAGTGATAGTTTTAATTCTAGTAGAGAAAGTTTAAGAGTGGCTATAAAAAATGGCAAACATTGGTTAACTGCATATATTACTTTTATTTATCATAAAATAAACTTTGTGCTTAGGAATAATCTTCCCCATCCTATAGTGAGGATAATAAGACTTATAAAGAGAAGTAGATGTGAATCTAAGGAATAACGAGGTATTTATGATTAGAATTTCTGTGGTAATCCCATTATATAATAAAGAGAAAGAAATTTCGGATACATTAAAGTCAGTTATTAATCAGTCCTATCCTGCTGATGAGATAATAGTAGTTGATGATGGGTCTACTGATAATAGTGCTGATATTGTTAAAGGATTTTCTGATAATAGAATAAAGCTTATACAGCAAAAAAATTCCGGGGAATCACAAGCAAGGAATACCGGAATAGCTGCTGCTTCCAATGAGTATATTGCTCTAATAGATGCTGATGATTTATGGGAAGAAGATTTTTTATTAGAAATAAAGGCTCTTATAGAGAGATTTCCCAATGCTGTCTTTTATTCTACTGGTACTTATCGTATAGATGAGTATGGGCGCAAAATAAAAAATAAAACCCCCTTATCTTCTGATTTTTTTGGGATAGTTAATAATTTTTATAAAGCCTTTTCTTTTTCTAATTATGGATTGGTTTTTTCTTCTTCTGTGTGTATTAGAAAGAGTATTTTCCTAAGGGGATATCGTTTCCCCGTAGGTGAAAAGCGAGGAGCAGATCTCTATTATTGGCTTGTTTTATCTACCCTTGGGGATTTGGCTTTTTCTGGTCGAAATCTATCTATTTACAAGATGAATGCCACTAATAGGAGCATATCTCCCTCTACTGAGGGAATAATTGCTTATAACATAAAATGGTTTTATACAACACCATCTTTGAAGGAGTTGCAAAACTATAAGGGAATTAAAAAATTTATTAGGAAAAATTCTCTTATCAATGCATATTATCTTGCTTTAAATAAAGATATTGCGAGTCTTAAGAAGACTATTTATTTCATAAAACAGTATGATTTTTTATTGTTCCTAATGTTACTGCCTGCTTTTTTTATGCCTAGATTTTTTTTAAGAATAATAAAACATATTAGACGGAAATTTAGATAATATAATAATTTTGGGGTATTGTTTTTCTATGTTATTGTGCTGTATCATTGTTTTGCATATTAGAAATGGAGAATTCTAATGTCTGATAAATTGGTTAGTATTGTTATGCCTGTATATAATTCTTCTCGCTTTATTGAAGACACTCTGAATTCTGTTCTTGCTCAAACGTATAGCAACTGGGAACTGATTGCTGTAGATGATTGTTCTACTGATGATAGCTATGAGATATTAAAAAAATATGCAGATAAAGATAAACGTATTACAGTTTTGAGATTGGAAAAAAATTCCGGAGCAGCTGTAGCCAGAAACAGGGCTATTGATGTCGCAAGGGGTGATTATATAGCTTTTATTGACAGCGATGACCTATGGGTACCAGAAAAACTATCTGTGCAGGTTAACTTTATGCAGAAAAATAATGTTTACTTCTCTTTTTCCAGCTATAAGAAGATAAGAGATTCTGGCGAGCTGATAAAAATAGTAAGAGCTCCTTTTAAAGTAAATTATACTAAGAATCTATGGTTTAATAGAATAACTACACCTTCTGTCATGTATAATGCAGTTTTTTTTGGAAAGCAATACATGCCAGATATAAGAGCAAGGCAGGATTATGGTATGTGGCTTAAATTGTTAAAGAAGGCTGATGCTTTTGGAATAGAAACTCCGTTGGTAATGGTCATAAAAAGACATAATTCTTTATCTAGCAACAAACTCAAGATGATAAAATATAACTGGAAACTGTATAGAGAAATAGAGAATCTTCCCCTTCCGGTTTCTCTATGGGCACTTATTGGCGATATTTTATCCAGATTGTTGTTTATTAAGTAATATTTACAGGAGAACATCTTGGCGTTGTTGATCAGAATATTATGGGTTTTGCAGCATTTTTTTTCTGTTGTTACCTTATCAAAAAAATATTGGCGCCATTTTATTATTTTTTCAATACTAATATTTGTATTTATATATATAATAAAACCTGATACAGCAGACATTCCTGTATATGTACAAGTAGTAAATAATCCGCATGCTTTTCTAGAACCAGCATATAATTTGTTAGCAAGTATTGCCTTTTTTTTAACTCAAAATAATAGGTTTGCTGTATTTATCATTCAGGTTGTCTTATCTTTGCTATTTGTAAGTGTTCTGAGATATTATAAATTATCTTCTATTGAGTATATTGTTGGATTGATTTTTATTATTAGTGGGCTTGCGTTTTCTCTTGGGGTTAATAATGGCTTGAGACAGGCTTTTTCTTCTGTATTCATTTTATTTTCTCTATTGGCTCTTATTTGTAAGAAAAGATTTTCTATGTTGTTATATGCTATTTTGTCTATTTTTTTTCATAAAAGTGGATTTTTGTTTTTGTTTCTCACATTCTCTGTAGCTTTGCTTATAAAAAGGATGTATTTTGGTGATATCTATAGGCAAAAGATGACCTTGTCCTCTTCTTTGTTGTATTCCGTAATGGTTTTATCAGGTATTATAGGTGTTATTCTTATGATGCTAATAATCCCCAAAATACCTTTTCTTGGAGGGTATTTCCAAAAATCATATATTGGTTTGGGTTCTCGTGTGGCTGGTTATATTAAGATAATACCTATTTTTTTTATTTTTATTGTTTCTGAAATTTTTTGGGGCAAATATTGTAAGATTATAACAAATTTTTCTTTTCTCAGAATGATTAGAGGATTCTATATTGTGTTTCTACTTGCTTTATCTGCTTTTTCTTATATATCCGGTTTTTTTGATGAAGCAATTGCTAGGATTTTGTACTTTTATTATGTGATAGAGATGGGATTAGTATTAGCGGCAATAGAAGAGAAAAAACTTTTGGGTTCTGTGTCTATATCCATAGGGTATGCTTTTGCCATAAATGCTATGAATATCTTGGGAGGGCCTCTATAATGTCTTATGGTATGCACCACATGAATATTATGATTATCAACTCCTGTCTTAGCCATGGTGGTGTGGAAAAACAAATTTTCTATTTGTTAGAGCATTTGTATAAAAAAGGTCTTCTCTGTAATCTGGTAACTTATCAAAGTGAAAATCCTTCTTATAATATACTTCTACCTGATGGAGTATCTCATAGAAAGATTTCTTTTACTTTTTATAATCGGAAAGGGTTTTTTAAGATTCTGTTTTTCCCCATATGGGTTCTCAGACTTATTTCTTTTTGTTTAAAGAACAAGGTAAAACTAATACATTCTTGGGGCCCTTTTGATAATATTGCTGGTAGTTTTGTTTCTCTTATTTTAGGTATCCCTCATATTGCTTCTGTGAGAAGCATAAACAAATGGGCTTTCAAAGGGCTTTCTATATGGGGTAAGGTTGCAAAAAAGATAGTTTCTAACTCTTTGTCTGCTAAGAATATTCTTGTTGATAAGAATGTACAGCCGGAAAAGATAGAAGTTATCAATAATGGAGTTGATTTAAATAATTTTAAATATAATAAAAAAAATATTAATTCTGATTTTATTTTTTTGTGTATTGGAAGAATAAGTCCTGTAAAAAATCAATTAACTCTCCTGGAAGCTTTTTATGAGCTTGTTTCCCTTAAAAATTATAAAAACATGTTTATGGTTTTATGTGGTAAAATAGAGAATGAAGATTATTATAATAAAATACTCAATTTTATAGAAAAAAAGAAGTTAAGTTCTTATGTAGAAGTGTTGCCTTATGTTAAGGATGTTGTTTCTCTTTATAATAGAGCATCATGTGTTGTATTGCCTTCTTTTGCGGAAGGGACACCCAATGTTATTCTGGAATCAATGGCCTTAGGAGTGCCGTGGATTGCCAGTCCTGTATCCGACATTCCGATGCTAAGTGGTGATGAAAAAAGAGGATTACTCTTTTCCTCTCTTGATAAGAAAGGAGTTATGGAAGGATTGATAAGAATTTCTTCTCACTATAATGAAAAAATGCTTCTTGATGCAAGAAAATATATTGAAGAAAATTTTTCTATGGATAAAATGGTAGAACGTTTTATTTCTCTTTATGATGAGGTTGTTTTTGAATCCCAATAGAAGATTAAAGATATTGATGATATCATATGAGTTTCCGCCTGTTGTTTCTGGCGGTATAGGCAAGTTGACTTATGATAAGTATCAAGCTTATAAAGAGTCAGGACATGATATTGTTCTGATAGCTCCTGTATCTCATAACAGAAAAAAAGGTCAGTTATATATTCCCGCTAAAGGTAATATATTAAAATTTTTCTTGACATTTTTTTATTCTTTTTTTTCTGTGATGATAAGAAAGCCAGATATTATTTATGCCTTATCAGGTACCTATGTGGGATTTGTATCTTTTATAATTTCCAAAATATTTTCTATCCCCTATGTGGTTCTTGCTCATGGTAATGAATTTATAAGATTTTATAATAAATCTGATATAAGAAAGGTGTTAAATATTATATATAATAATTCTCTGATTGTTCTGGCAGTGAGCAGCTTTACAAAAAAGCTCTTAATTGATTTTGGTGTTGATAAAAATAAAATAGAGGTTGTTAATAACTATATTGATAGTGATAATTGGATTGTTCCTGCTGCAAATCAGATTGTTGAGGTTAGAGAAAAATATGATCTGAAACCTCAGGATTTTGTATTGATTACTGTTTCTAGGCTTGATAAGCGGAAAGGGCATGATAAAATTATAAAGGCGTTAGCATTAATGATATTGAATTTCCCTGAGTTCCGTGGAAGGATAAAGTATATTATTGTAGGGAATGGCAAAGAATACGACAGACTTAAAAACATGGTATGTGAATGTAATCTTAATGATAGTGTGTTGTTTTTTGGCTATGTGCCTTATCGTGACTTATCTCTGTTATATGCGATTTCCGATTTATTTGTTATGCCAAGTAGTTTCCTACGTAATGATGGGAGTGTAGAGGGGTTCGGTCTTTCTTATATAGAAGCTGCGATTTACGGTCTTCCTTCTGTCGCAGGAATAGAGAGTGGGGCCATCGATATAATAGATGATGATAAAACAGGTTTTCTTGTCAATCCTGATGATATATATAAAATACAAGAGGTGTTGTTGTATTGTGTTAAAAATAAAGAGAGAGTAAAAGACATGGGTGTTGCTGCAAGAAATAGTGTTTTATCCAGGTTTTCTAAGGATAAGTTATATCCTAGAGAATTATCTCTTATCTTAAGATGGCTTGATAATATGTAATGCGAGATTTTATGAAAATTAATTTTTTGTATGATTTTTTTTCTGCACAGCCATATGGGAATGTCTTGTATCATGGCGGTGGTGCCTATGGTGTTGCCGTAGCAAAGATTTTGTTGAAAAGGAAGAATTTATATACCAAAGTAAAATATTTTTTTGCTGTAAATAAAAGATATATTATATCTGATAATGAGCTTCTTGAGCTTTTCAAAGATGCTAATGTTGAGATTATTCCTATATTAGATCAGAAAGAAATAGTTAATATAATTATAGAGAAACAAATAGATATTTTTTTCTCTCCTGTTCCCTATTATTTAGCAGATATAATTACGGATGCTAACGTATTATCGTCTGTAAAGATAAAAGGTACTCTGCATGGCTTAAGGAATCTGGAAATATACAGGGATTCTAAAGAAATCTATTATAGAAAAGGTTTAATAAATCAAGCAAAAGCAGTATATAAATATGTAAATCCTAAGAAAGTTATTAATCGAGAAAGAAAAAAAATAGAAAAGTTGCTTAGAATACTGGATTATTCTTTTTTGACACAGACAGTACATACAAAATATAGTGTTATTTCTCATTTCCCTTATATAGATAGAAATCGCATTTTTGTTGATACTGTATTCCCTGATTATCTTTTTAGAGATTATTCTATCAATATAGAGGCATCTTATTATAATGAGTTCCCCAGCCTTAAGAGGAACAGGTATTTCCTTCTGGTAGGAGGGGGGAGGAGAGAAAAAAATCTTGTTAGAGCTTGTGAAGCTATGACAACTGCTGATTATATTTTGCCGGATGATGTTTCTCTTGTTGCTACGGGTGTTCCGGATTACTTAAAAAACAGGTTATTAAGGAATAAATCAGTGCAGAAACGATGTTTCCTTCTGGGATATGTTGACAGTAATAGCTTAGATGAGCTTTATAAAAATTGTTATGCACTTTTATACCCTTCTCTTAGCGAGGGGTTGGGATATCCTCCTTTGGAAGCTTTTAAATATAAGAAACCTGTCCTTGCTTCTGCTGTAACAGCTATCCCAGTATTCTACGGGGAATCTGTAATATATTTTAACCCCTATGATATATACGAGATGGCAAACAGGTTGTGTTATATAATGGACAAAAAAGATTATAATGAATATTCCAGAAGAGGGTATGTCTTTTACAATAAAATATTGAAATATGTTGAGCATCATAATTATGATGACTTATTTAAATATCTAGAGTTGTCGTAGCAATAGGAGAATATATATATAATGAATATACTTTATTCTTATGCTTCTTTTAGGTTTACTGATAAAGAAGAGGTTGGCGGAGAGGAAAAGGTTGCCTGGGGTACTGTATATGGTATGGCAAAAAGAGGCCATATCTGTTATGTGATGTCCCCAGAAATAGAGCTGTCACGTGATTATGAAAATATAATCCCTATTTTTATAAAGAGGTGTGCGTTTAGAAAGGAAAAAAATAAGGTTATGAGAAAAATAAAGGCATATGTTTTCTTGCTAGAATCATATAAACAGGCAAAGAAACTCATAAAAAAGAAGAAGATAGATGTAATACATCATATAAGGCCTTCTTATCCCGGATTTTTTTCTCCTGTTTCGGGATTGGGTGTCCCTTTTGTTTTGGGTGGTATTACTGTGCCATATCGAGAATGGAATAATCAGAATAAAAGAATATCAGAAAGGATAAAGATATATCTCTGGAACAAAATGCTATCTAACTCTTCTGCTGTGTTGTTTGAAGTTAAGGAGGCTTTTAAGTATGTTCCTGATAAATATAGAAACGAATCTTATTTATTTTATAATGGAGTGGATACACAATTTTTCTATCCGTCTTCTGATAAAAACATGACTAAGGATTATCTTAATATATTGTTTGTTGGTAGGCTCATGCCTTTAAAGGGTATTGATGTGTTCTTAGAAGCGGTCTCTATATTGAGTAAAAAGCTAGATAGGAATTTTAGGGTAAAGATTGCTGGATGGGGAGAGATTGACCGATATAAAGCTCTATGTGTTGATAAGAAGATAGATAAAATTGTTGATTTTTGCGGTGTTTTGGATAGAGATAAGTTAAGAAAGCTTTATCAGTCTTCCGATATTTTTGTTCTCCCTTCAAGAAAGGATAACGGTCCTAATTCTCTCCTCGAAGCGATGAGCTGCGGATTGCCGGTTATTGCTTCCAATGTAATGGGAATTCCAGAGATAGTTTCTCACGATACCAATGGGCTACTTGTACCGCCATCAGACCCTGTAGCTCTTGCTGATGCTATTGAAGTATTGATGCTTGATGATAAAAGAAGACAGTTAATGTCTGAGAATAATAGGCAACTCATGGTTTCTAGATTTGATTGGAATGTTTATGTGGATAGACTAGAAAAGGTATATAGAGATGTACAAAAAAGTTTTTCTTATAGCAGGAAGTAGTCTATGGCATTGCGTGATTCTGTATT is a window encoding:
- a CDS encoding glycosyltransferase family 2 protein — protein: MIRISVVIPLYNKEKEISDTLKSVINQSYPADEIIVVDDGSTDNSADIVKGFSDNRIKLIQQKNSGESQARNTGIAAASNEYIALIDADDLWEEDFLLEIKALIERFPNAVFYSTGTYRIDEYGRKIKNKTPLSSDFFGIVNNFYKAFSFSNYGLVFSSSVCIRKSIFLRGYRFPVGEKRGADLYYWLVLSTLGDLAFSGRNLSIYKMNATNRSISPSTEGIIAYNIKWFYTTPSLKELQNYKGIKKFIRKNSLINAYYLALNKDIASLKKTIYFIKQYDFLLFLMLLPAFFMPRFFLRIIKHIRRKFR
- a CDS encoding EpsG family protein, coding for MALLIRILWVLQHFFSVVTLSKKYWRHFIIFSILIFVFIYIIKPDTADIPVYVQVVNNPHAFLEPAYNLLASIAFFLTQNNRFAVFIIQVVLSLLFVSVLRYYKLSSIEYIVGLIFIISGLAFSLGVNNGLRQAFSSVFILFSLLALICKKRFSMLLYAILSIFFHKSGFLFLFLTFSVALLIKRMYFGDIYRQKMTLSSSLLYSVMVLSGIIGVILMMLIIPKIPFLGGYFQKSYIGLGSRVAGYIKIIPIFFIFIVSEIFWGKYCKIITNFSFLRMIRGFYIVFLLALSAFSYISGFFDEAIARILYFYYVIEMGLVLAAIEEKKLLGSVSISIGYAFAINAMNILGGPL
- a CDS encoding glycosyltransferase family 4 protein, translating into MMRLFLNPNRRLKILMISYEFPPVVSGGIGKLTYDKYQAYKESGHDIVLIAPVSHNRKKGQLYIPAKGNILKFFLTFFYSFFSVMIRKPDIIYALSGTYVGFVSFIISKIFSIPYVVLAHGNEFIRFYNKSDIRKVLNIIYNNSLIVLAVSSFTKKLLIDFGVDKNKIEVVNNYIDSDNWIVPAANQIVEVREKYDLKPQDFVLITVSRLDKRKGHDKIIKALALMILNFPEFRGRIKYIIVGNGKEYDRLKNMVCECNLNDSVLFFGYVPYRDLSLLYAISDLFVMPSSFLRNDGSVEGFGLSYIEAAIYGLPSVAGIESGAIDIIDDDKTGFLVNPDDIYKIQEVLLYCVKNKERVKDMGVAARNSVLSRFSKDKLYPRELSLILRWLDNM
- a CDS encoding glycosyltransferase family 2 protein; translated protein: MSKKNDLPLVSVITVSYNAASTIEDTIRSVISQTYPNIEYIIIDGASTDGTVDIIKKYEKHISYWVSEPDNGIYDAMNKGLKVARGEYIGILNADDVYIPMAIEISIDKIKESSVDYSIANVELVDKNLILRPIIPLKNKIYQEMPYPHVTAIIARYVYDDVGYFDTSFNIAGDHDMALRILKKNYRYVYIDQVIGFLKSGGISDSFNSSRESLRVAIKNGKHWLTAYITFIYHKINFVLRNNLPHPIVRIIRLIKRSRCESKE
- a CDS encoding glycosyltransferase family 4 protein yields the protein MNILYSYASFRFTDKEEVGGEEKVAWGTVYGMAKRGHICYVMSPEIELSRDYENIIPIFIKRCAFRKEKNKVMRKIKAYVFLLESYKQAKKLIKKKKIDVIHHIRPSYPGFFSPVSGLGVPFVLGGITVPYREWNNQNKRISERIKIYLWNKMLSNSSAVLFEVKEAFKYVPDKYRNESYLFYNGVDTQFFYPSSDKNMTKDYLNILFVGRLMPLKGIDVFLEAVSILSKKLDRNFRVKIAGWGEIDRYKALCVDKKIDKIVDFCGVLDRDKLRKLYQSSDIFVLPSRKDNGPNSLLEAMSCGLPVIASNVMGIPEIVSHDTNGLLVPPSDPVALADAIEVLMLDDKRRQLMSENNRQLMVSRFDWNVYVDRLEKVYRDVQKSFSYSRK
- a CDS encoding glycosyltransferase family 4 protein, with amino-acid sequence MKLLHVSTWDISGGAARAAYRLHKALLYEGIDSKMLVQDKKSDDYTVLGLANNKIQKTLNILRPIVDTLPVKFFYKNRTKTLFSPSWVGSGKIIDKIDEINPDIVHLHWICGGMLKIEDLAKIKKPIVWSLHDMWAFTGGCHYDEECEGYKKKCGYCKVLSSNISTDLSRKGWDRKRKVFEKMDNITIVGLSRWLMTCSKKSSLLQDKKHINLPNPIDTALYKPLDRLIARRIWNLPEDKKLVLFGAMNATSDPRKGFYQLGTALEKIDNKNLELVVFGSSKPKSAYDYGFYTHYVGQLYDDISLAALYSAVDVMIVPSLQEAFGLTAVEAMACGTPVVAFNATGLQDIVEHDYTGYLAQPYDTNDLAKGIDWILNLDEAGYNYMCKNAREKVLQEFDSRIVAKKYIELYKSILSGSI
- a CDS encoding glycosyltransferase family 2 protein, with the protein product MSDKLVSIVMPVYNSSRFIEDTLNSVLAQTYSNWELIAVDDCSTDDSYEILKKYADKDKRITVLRLEKNSGAAVARNRAIDVARGDYIAFIDSDDLWVPEKLSVQVNFMQKNNVYFSFSSYKKIRDSGELIKIVRAPFKVNYTKNLWFNRITTPSVMYNAVFFGKQYMPDIRARQDYGMWLKLLKKADAFGIETPLVMVIKRHNSLSSNKLKMIKYNWKLYREIENLPLPVSLWALIGDILSRLLFIK
- a CDS encoding glycosyltransferase, which gives rise to MKINFLYDFFSAQPYGNVLYHGGGAYGVAVAKILLKRKNLYTKVKYFFAVNKRYIISDNELLELFKDANVEIIPILDQKEIVNIIIEKQIDIFFSPVPYYLADIITDANVLSSVKIKGTLHGLRNLEIYRDSKEIYYRKGLINQAKAVYKYVNPKKVINRERKKIEKLLRILDYSFLTQTVHTKYSVISHFPYIDRNRIFVDTVFPDYLFRDYSINIEASYYNEFPSLKRNRYFLLVGGGRREKNLVRACEAMTTADYILPDDVSLVATGVPDYLKNRLLRNKSVQKRCFLLGYVDSNSLDELYKNCYALLYPSLSEGLGYPPLEAFKYKKPVLASAVTAIPVFYGESVIYFNPYDIYEMANRLCYIMDKKDYNEYSRRGYVFYNKILKYVEHHNYDDLFKYLELS
- a CDS encoding glycosyltransferase family 4 protein yields the protein MSYGMHHMNIMIINSCLSHGGVEKQIFYLLEHLYKKGLLCNLVTYQSENPSYNILLPDGVSHRKISFTFYNRKGFFKILFFPIWVLRLISFCLKNKVKLIHSWGPFDNIAGSFVSLILGIPHIASVRSINKWAFKGLSIWGKVAKKIVSNSLSAKNILVDKNVQPEKIEVINNGVDLNNFKYNKKNINSDFIFLCIGRISPVKNQLTLLEAFYELVSLKNYKNMFMVLCGKIENEDYYNKILNFIEKKKLSSYVEVLPYVKDVVSLYNRASCVVLPSFAEGTPNVILESMALGVPWIASPVSDIPMLSGDEKRGLLFSSLDKKGVMEGLIRISSHYNEKMLLDARKYIEENFSMDKMVERFISLYDEVVFESQ